A genomic window from Ischnura elegans chromosome 10, ioIscEleg1.1, whole genome shotgun sequence includes:
- the LOC124167221 gene encoding mucin-21-like, with translation MVSIPYTLRFHAFLSTSLLISYSVAMVSPSVIIDFESNGLQKCPNGIGEWVRVDNDYLVSNGVKPFENSTSYIVPPQGAVSFVCGVTDKVTLAGLVNVKIRLWASYKGAAVVYVIVKVNTVPVYFTQLTNGEWSTVNKSTESVPEGQYQVEIQGLAGNEILILDEIKLSSDVDTTTSPVDTSSETSSPSLETSTSSVASATSESSTASELTASPETSTSSETSTSSETRTSSETSTSSETSTSSETSTSSETSTPSETITASETSTVSEKSTSLEASATMEASTTSESIASQDTNTAKTTKVTVPTGVSNSAESSSTAKPPSTTATTSSDFEVSYSMIHPPPTTPSSLSGFGRTSHVWVIILAWSTGSILLLSMLFCLYQRCCVKSSLMGKTKVENDDCDLH, from the exons ATGGTCTCCATTCCATACACTCTACGTTTCCACGCTTTCCTCAGCACATCGCTTCTGATCTCTTACTCAGTTGCAATGGTTTCTCCTTCCGTGATCATAGATTTTGAGTCTAATGGTTTACAAAAATGCCCCAATGGTATTGGAGAATGGGTTCGTGTGGATAATGATTACCTTGTCAGCAATGGAGTGAAGCCATTTGAAAATTCGACGAGCTATATAGTGCCGCCGCAAGGAGCAGTAAGTTTCGTGTGTGGAGTAACGGATAAGGTTACATTGGCAGGACTGGTCAATGTAAAGATAAGGTTGTGGGCAAGCTATAAAGGTGCGGCAGTTGTCTACGTAATTGTAAAAGTAAACACAGTTCCAGTTTATTTTACTCAGTTGACAAATGGAGAATGGAGTACTGTGAACAAATCAACTGAGTCTGTACCTGAGGGACAATACCAG gtaGAAATACAAGGACTCgcgggaaatgaaattttgattttggatgaaataaaattaagcagtGACGTCGATACTACTACTTCACCGGTGGATACTTCGTCAGAAACATCGTCTCCGTCGTTGGAAACAAGTACGTCATCGGTAGCAAGTGCGACATCGGAGTCAAGTACGGCATCAGAGTTAACTGCGTCACCGGAGACAAGTACGTCATCGGAGACAAGCACGTCATCGGAGACAAGGACGTCATCGGAGACAAGCACGTCATCAGAGACAAGTACGTCATCGGAAACAAGTACGTCATCGGAGACAAGTACACCATCGGAGACAATTACGGCATCAGAAACAAGTACGGTATCAGAGAAAAGTACGTCATTGGAAGCAAGTGCGACTATGGAGGCAAGTACGACATCGGAGAGCATAGCTTCACAAGATACGAATACAGCGAAGACAACCAAAGTGACAGTGCCAACAGGAGTGTCGAACTCAGCAGAATCTTCATCAACGGCTAAACCACCTT CCACCACTGCTACAACCAGCTCAGATTTTGAAGTAAGCTACTCAATGATTCATCCTCCACCTACAACTCCAAGTTCGCTTTCTGGTTTTGGCAGAACATCCCATGTCTGGGTCATAATATTGGCATGGAGCACTGGATCCATTCTTCTACTCTCCATGTTATTCTGTCTATACCAGAGATGCTGCGTGAAGTCTTCATTGATGGGCAAAACAAAAGTGGAAAATGATGACTGTGACTTACATTAG
- the LOC124166754 gene encoding uncharacterized protein LOC124166754: MVSIPSTLRFHASLSTLILIFCSVTMVSPSVIIDFESNGLQKCYNGFGEWVRVDNDYLVSKGVKPFENSTGYIVPQQGAVSFVCGVTDKVTLAGIVNVKIRLWASYKGAAAVYVIVKVNTVPVYFTQLTNGEWSTVNKSTESVPEGQYQIEIQGLAGNEILILDEIEISSDAGTKAWSRTIGDAYEDDDDVSSEGNEDWKYDSEYWGDYNEELF, translated from the exons ATGGTTTCCATTCCAAGTACTCTACGTTTCCACGCTTCCCTCAGTACATTGATTCTGATATTTTGCTCGGTTACTATGGTTTCTCCTTCCGTGATCATAGATTTTGAGTCTAATGGTTTACAAAAATGTTACAATGGTTTTGGAGAATGGGTTCGAGTGGATAATGATTACCTAGTCAGCAAAGGAGTAAAGCCATTTGAAAATTCGACGGGCTACATAGTGCCGCAGCAAGGAGCAGTAAGTTTCGTGTGTGGAGTAACGGATAAGGTTACATTGGCTGGAATAGTCAATGTAAAGATAAGGTTGTGGGCAAGCTATAAAGGTGCGGCAGCGGTCTACGTAATTGTAAAGGTGAACACAGTTCCAGTTTATTTTACTCAGTTGACAAATGGAGAATGGAGTACTGTGAACAAATCAACTGAGTCTGTACCTGAGGGACAATACCAG aTAGAAATACAGGGACTCGCGGGCAATGAAATTctgattttggatgaaatagaaaTAAGCAGTGACGCCGGAACTAAAGCATGGTCCCGCACCATCGGAGACGCCTACGAAGATGATGACGATGTGAGCAGTGAAGGCAACGAAGATTGGAAGTACGACAGCGAATACTGGGGCGACTACAACGaagaattattttga